The Alnus glutinosa chromosome 3, dhAlnGlut1.1, whole genome shotgun sequence nucleotide sequence CCTAAAGTCCTCCCTCTCCCTCGCATTGGACATTTTCTACCCGCTTGCTGGCCGCCTCGCCATGATCGAATACGACGATAAGACCACCTCTTTCTTCATTGACTGCAATAACCTTGGAGCCCAGTTCGTCCACGCAGCAGCAGATTGTGTCACCGTGGCTGACATCCTTGACTCAATCTATGTTCCCCAGATTGTGGATTCCTTCTTTCTCCTCAATCGTGTTCCTAACTTTGAAGGCATCTCCAAGCCGTTTCTCTCTGTACAAGTAACCGAGCTTGTTGACGGTTTCTTCATCGGTTGCACTGTAAACCATGCGGTCGCCGATGGAACCTCCTTCTGGCATTTCTTTAACACTTGGTCTGAAATTTCCCAGGGCTCCGGTATCAAGTTGCAAGAGTTTCCCATTTTCGAACGCAGTCTTTTTGATGGTATCATCAACTTCCCGGTTCGCTTACCAAACCCCCACAAAGAGAACGCTGATGGGTTTGTTTCTCCACAGCTGAAACAGAGGTTTTTTCCTTTTACCAAGGAAAAGATCGCACAACTTAAAACAGAGACCAACGCCGAAATGGGCACCGACAAGATCTCATCTCTGCAAGCACTGATGGGTCATTTTTGGCGATGCGTAACTCGCAGTCGGTGTCTGGATGCCGATCAACAGGTTAAGTACCTGGTGGCCGTGGGCGCGAGGCAAAGAATGCATCCACCATTGCCAAAACACTACTTCGGGAATGCAGTCCAAGCAGGGATAGTCCTAAGCAGAACAGGGGAGCTGGTAGAACACGGACACGGCTGGGCAGCTTGGCGTATAAACAACATGATTGCTTCAAAGACGCCAGAAGAAGTTAGGAAGTATTTGGGTGATTGGGCGAAAAATCCTTGGCGGCTGTGGAACTTTAGCAGCTCAAGTAATACAATATTGCTTACGGGAAGCTCACCGTGGTTCAACGTGTACGGTAATGACTTTGGTTGGGGAAGGCCCGTCGCGGTGAGAAGTGGTTCTGCGCAAAAGCTTGATGTGAAGTTGAATGTGTTACCTGGGAAGGAAGAGGGTAGCATTGATTTTGAAGCTTGCTTTCTGCCTCAGACGCTGGAAGCCATGGCAGAGGATGCATACTTTATGGAGGCTGTGGCCACATGAACTAATTAACTGTTCATTGTAGACAGTGCTCTTCTCTTATTAGCTATCCTTGTATTGCAATTTATGATGAAGCCCTTGTTGCATTATTGGCTGTTAGTCTGCTCTCTCTTTGaagatattttcttttattttagaaggTAATTCAATTACTATTATTTTGGCTCTTTATCGGCGGCTATCATACAAGATTAACAAATTGTAAATTTATGTGCCCATTATGTAGTAATTTGAGCCGCAACCAGATTACATTTTTGCTATATTCTCATTCTCTCGCATTTATCTGGATCTTCTCGGACCTCTCCCACCTGTTTTGGAAAGGAATTCTCCTCCTCTTTATTTGTTCCTTAGATTTATTTCTCGTGTTTACtgtacttaaaaaataaaaaaattaactcttCATTATGTGTAAAAAGCTGGTGGATTTTCTTAGTCCAGACGGTGGTGATCACATCTATGATTAATTTTGGCTCCtgcgtttttatttttattgttagtaattcagatttaattttaagttttcacacacaaaaaaagagagagagagagagagagagaataaaataaatataaacccttgaaaaaattacataaaattttgtaatttttttcccGAGACCTAAACCAATTACCGGTAGATGCCTATTAATTTTTCGTTGGCCTCACTCCTGCTCATTTTACTTTCATGGGATGTTCTATCTTGgagaatttaaattaattttctcaatttttatttttttttttaataagaatcttgaatttcaaaattttacaatcaagtCATTCCGTAGGATTTTTGGTTAAtttcataacataaaacataTCAAATTCATTTGATAAATGATATTTGGTCACCCATGACATaactattagtttttttttttaaaaaaaaaaaaaacactaaacaaTACTCCAACTTATTTACACGGTTTTgtggctttttctttctttctttctttcttttttttttaaaaaaaaaaatagataattatGATATGGGGTGGCCAAATATCATTCTCATTTAATTTAATctctaaaatcatttaaaaaaactataaatacagaaaaaaaaaaaaaaaaaaaaaaaaaacttgaaagctTGTTAGAGACCTTGAGTTGAGGTGGTGAACTGACCACCCCTCGtaggctttttttttattattattttttaacattttttgtatttcataaatttttaattatgtaattaaaattttaacaagatgatgatcttattaaaagttttcaaaaatctgtaattgttattgaaaaattaattaaaaccaaagtggttaatttataattaaaaatcaagctgataacttcaatttttttttttttttgttccattttTAAGAAGCGGATTTAGAAAAGTTTTGCATCCTAGACGTATATTTTCCAGTTATTGGACTGGACAAATTGAACCCCATCTTCACCCACTAGTTTACCTACTCTCCAATCTCCATCAACTTTTGCCCAAAAATCTGTAATTGCCCAATAGAGCTAGATGCCTATATACATGTGAATTCTACGTGTGGATCCCACACAACATGAGAGTCGTAAaggaatatttaaaaaaaaaaaaaaaagaaattgacagAAGGAGAGCAGGGGATTCTATAGAGAAGTGGACTCTATCTGGGGAAAGGGGTGGGggagaaaatgggaaaaaataaaaatggatatgGAGAAAGAATAGATATGAGCAACCaggtttttaagagaataatttttcgatagagagagagagagagagagagagagagagctgatgCTGTGATGCACGATTGATTTGGGAAAAAAACaggagaaagaaattaaaacagAAGAGgttttagaaagagaaaaaataaaaaaggaatagagaagtataatttttttttattaaaaaaaggtgCCAGACAGACCACATGCTGACGCAGTAGATGCCTTCTTGGGTCCTTCAAACGCACTACTCCTTTTCTTTTCGCCTTATTATTACGAGGCATCATTGCCTCTTCACAACAGTTTTGTACATGTATGTTGTGCAGAGTGAGTGTAGACACGTGGAATCAGTTTACAGTCTtgcctcttttattttcttatgtgAGGGACCGGACAACGCATCAGTCGTGCATCAGCTTTCTCTCGAGCTCTCGGGCTCTGACATTTCTCTATAAACCCAGGTCTGGTCTGCGTAGCAGCATAGGCGgaacaggatcctctccatttattGAAATGGAGGggtattgttgtttttttttataattttatagtaTGTAAAATGACAATTATATCTTTACTTTATAAttaaattgagagaaaatggaGAGATCCAAAATTagaataaatgattttttttaaaaaaaaattaaaaatttaatctattGGTCCCtgtccaaaaatttatttggccACCTACCTCTGCCTCCAGAGAGCATAGAGATAGCAAAGATGACAAACATTCGCTTCGTATCCATGAATACCGTCTGGCCAGCGAGTCAACCCCAAGGATTGAGCTGACTCCATGGGATCTTAAATTCCTCGTAGCTAATCACATCCAAAAGGGCCTCCTCTTCCTCAAACCTACACCCTcacaagaagaaaaactaaaacccaCTCTCATTGATCACCTAAAGACCTCTCTGCCCCGCACATTGGACATTTTCTATCCTCTCGCTGGCCGCCTTGTCATGGTTGAAAACGACGATGAGACTGCCTCTTTCTTTGTCGACTACAAAAACATTGGAGCCCAATTTGTCTATGCAaaggaaaagcgctagtcacatttgcgctatcaccccaaaaagactagtcgaTTTGAAACTTccctagaatccattataaagcttagtttcacttagtaactaggcaatgtgggacttagcacccatgaatatttttataaaaccatTCATTCTATGTGAGCTATGCATCTCTTCTTAATATGGGATCGGGGTATTACAAACTTtcccccttaaacccctgacgtcctcATCAGGGCTATGTCATGCGGTGCTCTGGTAtcacatgacctggcgttactagaTGGATCTGATACCATTtctaacgacccaaggaaaagccctaaccacatctgcgctatcaccccaaaaggactaatcaatttgaagcttccctaAAATCTATTATGAAGCCCAGTTTTActtaataactaggcaatgtgggacttagtacccatgagtatctttataaaaccattcatctcttctcaatatgagatcggggtgttacaaacttccccccttaaacccctgacgtcctcgtTAGGGCTATGTCATGCGGTGCTCTGGTACCACATGACCTAGCGTTACTAGATGGATCTGATACCATTtctaacgacccaaggaaaaacgCTAGtcacatttgcgctatcacctcaaaaggactaatcaatttgaagcttccctagaatccattatgaagcccagtttcacttagtaactaggcaatgtgagacttagcacccatgagtatctttataaaaccattcactctatgtgagctattcatctcttctcaatatgggatcggggtgttacaaacttccCTCCTTAAACCCCTAACGTCCTCGTCAAGGCTATGTCATGCGGTGCTCtggtaccacatgacctggcgttactagatggctctgataccatttataacgacccaaggaaaagcgttagccacatctgtgctatcaccccaaaagaactagtcaatttgaagcttctctataatccattataaagctcagtttcacctagtaactaggcaatgtgggacttagcacccataactatctttataaaccattcactctatgtgagctattcatctcttctcaatatgggatcGGGGTGTTACACAGATGGCGTCGCCATGTCCGGTATCCTTCAGCCCCTCTACGTTCCCGATGTTGTCAACTCATTCTTTTTGATGAATAGGGTGTCGAACTACGAAGGTGTTTCCAAGCCATTGCTAGCAATGCAAGTGACTAAGCTCGTTGACGGTATCTTCATCGGTTGCACTTTAAACCACAGCGTTGCAGATGGCACCTCCTTCTGTCGTTTCTTCAATAATTGGTCTGGGATCTCTAAGGGTTCTGATCCCACATCACTTGGTCTGGGTCCTCCAATCATCCTATTGAGTCATCTTGATGGTATTATCGATCTCCCCATTCGATTTCCTTTCCATGAGCGTAATGACATTCAGGAGAAATCCACTGCTCCACCACTGAAACAaagattttttcatttttcaaaggaGAAAATTCAACAACTTAAAGCAAAAGCAAATGCTGAAATGAGCACCGACAAGATATCGTCCTTTCAAGCGGTTCTGGCTTATCTTTGGCGTTCTATGGTTCGCAACTGCCATCTCAATGCCGATGAAGAGGTTTGTTACTTTGTATCTATGGGAATGAGACAAAGATTACAACCACCATTGCCGGAAGAGTATCTAGGAAACACGATTCAATCTGGGAACGTAACGGCCACTGCAGGCGATCTTGAACATGGACTAGGCTGGGCGGCTTGGCAGATAAACAAGACGATTGCTTCTCAAACAACAGAAGAAGGAAGGAAGTACGTGGAGGATTGGATAAAAACCCCCAAGTTTATAAGAATTAGTGCCATGCTAATTAGTAATAAATTGCTCACAAGAAGCTCGCCATGGTTCAATGTGTACGGTAATGACTTCGGTTGGGGAAgacccctcatggtccggagtGGTGTTGCGAACAAGTTTGACGGGCAGTTAACAGTGTTTCCTGGGCCAGAAGAAGGAAGTATGGATCTTGAAGCTTGCCTCTCACCTGAGCAGTTGCTGGCTGGTAGCCGCGAATCGGCTgtatggattttaaatttataaattttaccacttcgcaatagtacgaatcaattgtactatagtaagggttatcgaaccacaaagATTGGGGGTTGTTTTGTGTAACGGAATACTTAAAGAgcatatttaacttaacttacaaataaaaataaaaataaagttgtagagaattgaagctacaacgagtaaAGTAAAGGAAAgcgaaaaatgaaaactgatatgaattttaattgtactcgcaagtgcacgaatcttttgcaataaagggttttacaagtgcgaggtcgatcccacagggaattgtgttcttgaaaaataattttgtttctaaactaattaaatcttaacctagttccaaaacaatgtttgattttttataaaaagaaaaacaacataaagtaaataaagtaaaataaaacaaaagaaaagatactaaggttttggaatccacacccacaaaatcatagcaacatattctcatgttcatcaatacacatccgaagttctcaccatacaaatcttatgtatgttctactatgcttcaaaaaatcattaaatcattcaatgaatccgttctttgcacaaatcacaaaagatatccggtattaaccaaatcatcaaatgtatccgtagaacgaaacacaatgaatatccaacgttttgataaataaaaacccaagcaatcaattatgtgaaattatctcaaatcatcaaatgtatccttgaatcacaaaagatatccaagaatcatcccacaaattgaaaagaagtaaaacatatgaaaaattaaaccaaataaaatcggatagtataaacttacatgaaaatattgttgctcttcaatagtgaggcttcatcctcaaccttagttgaaaaactagctacacatgactattgaaaataaaacctaaactaaagaaaagctaaactaaaaagaaaagaatattttggtctctagcttctctccatttttcttgagccttagaggtctatttatagggagaaaacaaatcctagaagctctagaattcttagaaaaattggaggttaatctcctagtttgagtaggagactcaaaacacaatccaagaaggaaaaggactccaaatccgtccaaaTTTGCTGTATTTTATTGCgaggcacttttggcatagtaaacgtccgaattaggaaaatcctatttcataaggatttgtataaaattgagttagctttccaaagccacttgattcaccttaatcggatacttgagatgaaagttatggtcaaaatactataacctgtgcagaatctgaattctaatccgattttgactccaattagagaaattccgatttagtcctctcagagaaattccgatttagtcctctccttgatttggttgaacataaccacattatctaggtcttctcaaagtgtgctttctttcaccttaaagctattgttttctctcaatgacctgcaaaatactaaaataccaaaactaaccaaaaacattagaaaataacaaaactaaaggtttagtaaatgcaaattaaggggtctacatatgcaatatttggtactcatcaaatacccccaaacttacattttgctagtcccttagcaaaacaaaacaaaacataaaatgaaagcttgaaacataaatcctcttttgtgggagaaacgattgcatttagcgtatgcaacaagccttttaaacctctaggactccctagtggacgagtgaagtctcgtgagggtttgccaggaatgatacccacaaacatcttaaagcactatgttgttgaaaaacaagaattccacacaaacacatagtTTATACATCATGAGTAAGTTTAACACACTGAACAACACACTCACATCAttaggacatcaaaaatcattcaactcatagctagaaaattgagacaactcagGTTCAAATgtgtgcaaagtgagattaacatagactcatgaggtttcaatttttctcaaagtttgtgtaccccaaaattcataggaatcttgtcagatgaaacaaccaaggcttaaatcattttttttttttttttttttttgtgtgtgtaggctgtgcaatgtctgactcccttaagctttctagttgacccatgtaacgagtgttgggccagtgactcccaaaccagatggttttaaggcactagatgtagaaacattactaagggcttaattactcaagtcaaaaaggctacgaagtcaaactagttatatgatcaaccaaattgaatctctcatcttttgacgcgaacactcaatgcttagtgaggcaagaggcccggttactcaataaGAACCcaaactgatgatattattgttttttttttttttttttgaatttaagccaaggtttcgtcaacaaatcatcctacaaatctcaagatacacatacctcaattcaaatctcatacctcatagaaccaatgttaatgtgcttgtgataaataattcaaacaagtgaagtctctatAATCCAGCGGacaagtcaaaagattcagatttctaaatacgtgcagtgttcaacatgttaaacgaACCAATGATAGGCAAACCATAgttgcgatgtaatcatgctcaatcaacaacataacacaattttattttatttttttttgaaaagattttagaacaaaaagacaaataaacattgtttttttttttttttttagttcaaaaagacaaataaacaaagtgtttttccatacccccaaacttgaattacacattgccctcaatgtgtagtttagaaatacattaccagaagtaaggaaacatcaaggtgtgaacAAGGCCAGGGCGttccccaaacttaaacaccaaaacacctgtctaCAAAACTaccagcaatattttctcatagaaacaaacatcaaaaggttaattactgtcagttcaaaaaataaaatgacaagaaataaaatgaaaaaggaaaaagaactcaaaaattaaatgcagaaaataaaataacaaaaagaattaccatacctgccccgatcatgtggatgtccaaccaatcccttccaccctttcttctttaaaatt carries:
- the LOC133865061 gene encoding uncharacterized acetyltransferase At3g50280-like, with translation MVRFLSISTIRPTSHHDSTRRIELTPWDLIVLSLHHIQRGLLFLKPTLLQERELKTNVIDHLKSSLSLALDIFYPLAGRLAMIEYDDKTTSFFIDCNNLGAQFVHAAADCVTVADILDSIYVPQIVDSFFLLNRVPNFEGISKPFLSVQVTELVDGFFIGCTVNHAVADGTSFWHFFNTWSEISQGSGIKLQEFPIFERSLFDGIINFPVRLPNPHKENADGFVSPQLKQRFFPFTKEKIAQLKTETNAEMGTDKISSLQALMGHFWRCVTRSRCLDADQQVKYLVAVGARQRMHPPLPKHYFGNAVQAGIVLSRTGELVEHGHGWAAWRINNMIASKTPEEVRKYLGDWAKNPWRLWNFSSSSNTILLTGSSPWFNVYGNDFGWGRPVAVRSGSAQKLDVKLNVLPGKEEGSIDFEACFLPQTLEAMAEDAYFMEAVAT
- the LOC133862680 gene encoding protein ENHANCED PSEUDOMONAS SUSCEPTIBILITY 1-like, coding for MEGEHRDSKDDKHSLRIHEYRLASESTPRIELTPWDLKFLVANHIQKGLLFLKPTPSQEEKLKPTLIDHLKTSLPRTLDIFYPLAGRLVMVENDDETASFFVDYKNIGAQFVYAKADGVAMSGILQPLYVPDVVNSFFLMNRVSNYEGVSKPLLAMQVTKLVDGIFIGCTLNHSVADGTSFCRFFNNWSGISKGSDPTSLGLGPPIILLSHLDGIIDLPIRFPFHERNDIQEKSTAPPLKQRFFHFSKEKIQQLKAKANAEMSTDKISSFQAVLAYLWRSMVRNCHLNADEEVCYFVSMGMRQRLQPPLPEEYLGNTIQSGNVTATAGDLEHGLGWAAWQINKTIASQTTEEGRKYVEDWIKTPKFIRFSSSSTTILLTGSSPWFNAYGNDFGWGRPVAVRSGAAQKLDGKLNVLPGKEEGSIDFEACFLPQTLKATAEDADCMEAVAT